The Prevotella sp. E2-28 genome includes the window GCTTGCAGGGATTGGTGCATTCTCTTGATGCAACACGCCCAGTTACTCAGGGTATGGATCGCGTTGATAATGCGTTGGCAAGTGGTTTCGCTCAGGCAATGGATATTCCTGGGCTGAATTATCGATTGAATAAATACCAGAAATCCTACGATACGTTGACGCACGGCTTTCTGTTGGGTTCAGAGACGGCCTCTACGGTATCGTCGCGTGGTACATATTATTTCCCTGTAACACCAACAGATAAGGGTATTCACCCTGATGGTCAGTGTTCGGGGTATGATGTAGAGTGGTGTCCGTGGAGCAATCTGCCTGATGATGACTGGCAGTGGCAGGATGATAAGGACTGGGTGATAGGTGAATTTGTATGGACGGGCTTCGACTATCTTGGTGAGCCAACGCCATACGATGAATACTGGCCTTCACGTAGCAGTTATTTTGGAATCTGTGACTTAGCTGGACTGCCCAAAGATCGTTATTATCTCTATCGTTCACATTGGAACAAAAAAGAGCATACCATTCATCTCTTGCCTCATTGGACGTGGGGTAAGGATAGGGTAGGCGAGGTGACGCCCGTTTATTGCTATACCGATTATGATGAGGCCGAACTCTTTGTGAATGGTAAGAGTCAGGGACGTATTAAAAAGAATCCTAAGGAGCGCTTGGATCGTTATCGTCTGCGCTGGAATAATGTAAAATACGAGCCAGGTAAGGTGAAGGTAGTGGTTTATGACGCCAATGGTAATCCTGCTGGCGAGAAGGTGATGAAGACGGCAGGCAAGCCAGCAAAACTCAATACAGAAGTTTGGACGCAAAATACTAAGGGTTCGCTTAAGTCCGATGGTCAGGATTTGGCTTATGTGACTGTTAGTCTGGTGGATAAGAATGGAACTTTGGTTCCTGATGGTACTGACCAACTCTCATTTGAAGTAAGTGGTGCAGGAACGTTCCGTGCTGTCTGCAATGGTGATGCAACGAGCCTAGAGGTGTTCACAGAACCCACGATGAAACTCTTCGCAGGACAGTTGGTTGTGGTTTGTCAGGCAGGCAAAGAAAAAGGTCAGCTCACGCTTACTGTCAAGGACAAACAGCGTAAACTGACCAAGAAAATAAGTATCCCAGTAGAATAATAAAGCCCCTCCAAACGGAGGGGTTTTTATTTAGAGTTTTTCGCCAAAGCAGAGGTCACCGCAGTCGCCGAAACCAGGCACGATATACTTATGCTCGTTCATGCCGGGGTCAATAGCTGCGCACCATAGCGTAACATCGTCGGGTACACTCTTCTGTAACATTTCAACCCCTTCAGGTGTGCCTATTACACTGGCGATATGTACCTGATGAGGCTTGCCAGTTTTCAAAAGTGCCTCGTAGGCAGCTACCATCGAACCTCCTGTAGCCAACATGGGGTCAACGATGATAAGGGTCTTGCCTTTCACGCTGGGTGACGCCATGTATTCTGTATGGATGCCCACCTCTGTATGCTCACGGTTGGTGTACATGCGGAATGCTGATACGAAACCATTCTCAGCATGATCGAATACATGCAAAAAGCCCTCGTGGAAAGGCAGTCCGGCACGTAATACAGTGGCGAGCAGGATTTCATCTTTGATTAGCGGAATATCCAAGGTGCCCAAAGGGGTTGTCACCGTCTTAGGCTTATAGGTAAGGGTCTTCGAAATCTCGTAGGCCATCATTTCGCCAATGCGCTCTATGTTGTTGCGGAACAATAGGCGGTTTTTCTGATAATTCTTGTCGCGGATTTCGGCCATGAAATGATTTATGACCGAATTTTGTTCTGAAAAATTAATGACTTTCATAAGTGTAGATTTTTGCTTGCAAAGATAATTATTTTTGCTTGATAATTGCTAACTGCGGGTTGCAAAACCATTGATACACCGCTTATTTTCAGATACTTTAACCAAAAAACGGTTGTGTGCGCACAAAAAACTCTCAAATCTTCATCCTTAATTATCAAATTCTTCGTACCTTTGCACCCGTTAAATTAGAGAAAGTATAACTTTTAATATAAATCAAAAACAAATGGCAAAGTTAGATTTGACACAGTATGGCATCACAGGTTCTACCGTGATTGCTCACAATCCTTCGTATGAGACTCTCTTCGCAGAGGAGACAAAGGCTGGTCTGACTGGTTTCGACAAAGGTCAGAACACCGAGCTGAACGCTGTAAACGTGATGACAGGTATCTACACTGGTCGTTCACCTAAGGACAAGTACATCGTAAAGGATGCACAGAGTCAGGATAAGGTTTGGTGGACTTCTGAGGAGTACAAGAACGATAACCACCCCATGAGTGAAGACGTATGGGCTAAGGTTAAGGAAATCGCTGTTAAGGAGCTCTGCAACAAGGATCTGTATGTTGTTGACGCTTTCTGTGGCGCTAACGAGGGTACTCGTCTGGCTGTTCGCTTCATCGTTGAGGTTGCATGGCAGGCTCACTTCGTTACCAATATGTTCATCCAGCCTACTGCTGAGGAGCTGGAGAAGTTCGAACCTAACTTCGTAATCTATAACGCTTCTAAGGCTAAGGTTGAGAACTTCAAGGAGCTGGGCCTGAACTCTGAGACTTGTGTTGCTTTCAATACCACAAGCCGCGAGCAGGTTATCATCAACACATGGTATGGTGGTGAGATGAAGAAGGGTATGTTCTCTATGCAGAACTACTACCTGCCTCTTCAGGGCATCGCTTCAATGCACTGCTCTGCTAACACCGACATGGAGGGTAAGAACACCGCAATCTTCTTTGGTCTGTCAGGTACAGGTAAGACCACTCTGTCAACCGATCCTAAGCGTCTGCTGATTGGTGACGATGAGCACGGATGGGACGACGAGGGTGTATTCAACCTCGAAGGTGGTTGCTACGCTAAGGTTATCAACCTCGACAAGGAGTCTGAGCCCGATATCTACAACGCTATCCGTCGCAACGCTCTGCTCGAGAACGTAACTGTTGACGAGGCTGGTAAGATCGATTTCGCTGATAAGAGCGTAACTGAGAATACTCGTGTATCATATCCTATCGACCACATCGAGAAGGTTGTTAAGAAGGTAAATGGTAAGAGTGCTGGTCCTGACGCTAAGAACGTTATCTTCCTGTCAGCTGACGCATTCGGCGTACTGCCCCCAGTATCTATTCTGACTCCTGAGCAGACAAAGTACTACTTCCTGTCTGGTTTCACAGCTAAGCTGGCTGGTACAGAGCGTGGTATCACAGAGCCTACTCCAACATTCTCTGCTTGCTTCGGTCAGGCATTCCTCGAGTTGCACCCCACAAAGTACGCTGAGGAGTTGGTTAAGAAGATGGAGAAGAGCGGTGCTAAGGCATATCTCGTAAACACTGGTTGGAACGGTACTGGTAAGCGTATCTCTATCCGCGATACTCG containing:
- the upp gene encoding uracil phosphoribosyltransferase, which translates into the protein MKVINFSEQNSVINHFMAEIRDKNYQKNRLLFRNNIERIGEMMAYEISKTLTYKPKTVTTPLGTLDIPLIKDEILLATVLRAGLPFHEGFLHVFDHAENGFVSAFRMYTNREHTEVGIHTEYMASPSVKGKTLIIVDPMLATGGSMVAAYEALLKTGKPHQVHIASVIGTPEGVEMLQKSVPDDVTLWCAAIDPGMNEHKYIVPGFGDCGDLCFGEKL
- the pckA gene encoding phosphoenolpyruvate carboxykinase (ATP), which produces MAKLDLTQYGITGSTVIAHNPSYETLFAEETKAGLTGFDKGQNTELNAVNVMTGIYTGRSPKDKYIVKDAQSQDKVWWTSEEYKNDNHPMSEDVWAKVKEIAVKELCNKDLYVVDAFCGANEGTRLAVRFIVEVAWQAHFVTNMFIQPTAEELEKFEPNFVIYNASKAKVENFKELGLNSETCVAFNTTSREQVIINTWYGGEMKKGMFSMQNYYLPLQGIASMHCSANTDMEGKNTAIFFGLSGTGKTTLSTDPKRLLIGDDEHGWDDEGVFNLEGGCYAKVINLDKESEPDIYNAIRRNALLENVTVDEAGKIDFADKSVTENTRVSYPIDHIEKVVKKVNGKSAGPDAKNVIFLSADAFGVLPPVSILTPEQTKYYFLSGFTAKLAGTERGITEPTPTFSACFGQAFLELHPTKYAEELVKKMEKSGAKAYLVNTGWNGTGKRISIRDTRGIIDAILGGAILNAPTKKIPFFDFEVPTQLEGVDTNILDPRDTYANAAEWEEKAKDLAARFIKNFKKYEGNEAGKALVAAGPKL